Proteins encoded together in one Candidatus Nitrosocaldus cavascurensis window:
- a CDS encoding ASCH domain-containing protein, with protein MLMLLFNRCLVEPILTGRKVETRRVWKRCLVKPNRVYTASTDYSRDGIFARLYIKYVKRQRLGEMSDEDAMLEGFSSLEEFKNVWVGCYGIDSWDPMLEVYVIGFKVVDATTATITHPECCCRAESPHSLMSPLPSQA; from the coding sequence ATGCTTATGCTGCTATTCAACAGATGCCTTGTAGAACCTATATTGACAGGAAGGAAGGTTGAGACTAGAAGGGTATGGAAGCGTTGTCTAGTGAAGCCAAACAGGGTATACACTGCTAGTACTGATTACAGCAGGGATGGTATATTTGCTCGCCTCTACATCAAGTATGTGAAGAGGCAGAGGTTGGGGGAGATGAGTGATGAGGATGCTATGTTAGAGGGGTTCTCCTCCCTAGAGGAGTTCAAGAATGTATGGGTAGGATGTTATGGCATAGATTCATGGGATCCTATGCTCGAGGTCTATGTTATAGGCTTCAAGGTAGTTGATGCTACTACTGCTACTATTACCCACCCTGAATGTTGCTGTAGAGCAGAATCACCACATAGCTTAATGTCACCACTACCATCACAAGCATGA
- a CDS encoding sulfurtransferase TusA family protein — translation MQVLLKSSEEQPSLLDASIAKRIDTRGMSCPYPSFEAVKALSTINKGEVLEVVTDSEESAMDSIPKVCERRGLEYAVIKVDTGLWHVRIRK, via the coding sequence ATGCAAGTTCTCTTGAAGAGTAGTGAAGAACAACCTTCACTCCTAGATGCAAGTATAGCAAAGAGGATAGATACTAGGGGCATGTCATGCCCATACCCATCATTCGAGGCTGTCAAGGCTCTAAGCACAATCAACAAGGGTGAGGTTCTAGAGGTTGTAACTGATAGTGAAGAGTCTGCCATGGATTCTATACCAAAGGTGTGTGAGAGGAGAGGTTTGGAGTATGCTGTTATAAAGGTAGATACAGGGCTATGGCATGTTAGGATAAGGAAGTGA